AAAGAGGTGATACATGCCCTCCCTGAGCAAGAGAGTGGAACTCCTGAGAGTAATCGCGCACCCGGCAAGAATCCAGATCCTCGAAGAACTTCTCAAGGGGGTCAAGTGCGTGAGCGATCTTGAAGATTTTCTCGAAATAAGCCAGCCGAATATCTCACAACATCTATCGCTCCTGAGAATGCACGGGATAATCGATTATTTCATCGATGGAAGACTGAAGTGCTATTTTCTCAGGGATCCGATGATCCCTGCTATCATCGAGATACTCAAAAAGGATTATGAGGCGGAATTACCGGCTCCTGCCTG
This portion of the Thermodesulfovibrionales bacterium genome encodes:
- a CDS encoding metalloregulator ArsR/SmtB family transcription factor — translated: MPSLSKRVELLRVIAHPARIQILEELLKGVKCVSDLEDFLEISQPNISQHLSLLRMHGIIDYFIDGRLKCYFLRDPMIPAIIEILKKDYEAELPAPACCPVTKKGTYPGNRSRQRTVSR